Proteins from one Embleya scabrispora genomic window:
- the mqnC gene encoding cyclic dehypoxanthinyl futalosine synthase, with product MISDLQPVLDRAADGGRITPEEALALYVHAPLHALGRAADAARRKRYADTVDIATYIIERNINYTNVCVTACKFCAFYAPPKSEKGWVREIDDILRRCAETVELGGTQIMFQGGHHPDFGVEYYERSFAAIKAAFPQLVIHSLGASEVAHMAKVSGVGIEEAISRIHAAGLDSFAGAGAELLPERPRTAIAPLKESGERWLEIMETAHGLGVESTSTMLMGTGETNAERIEHLRMIRDVQDRTGGFRAFIPYTYQPENNHLKGRTQATLLEYLRLIAVARLFLHNVAHIQGSWLTTGKEAGQLTLHYGADDLGSVMLEENVVSSAGAKHRSNRMELLHLIRAAGRIPAQRDTTYNHLIVHDDPANDPVDDKVVSHLSSTALTGGTAHPELKVVDAR from the coding sequence GTGATCAGCGATCTCCAGCCGGTCCTGGACCGGGCCGCCGACGGTGGGCGGATCACGCCCGAAGAGGCACTCGCGCTGTACGTCCACGCGCCGCTGCACGCGCTGGGTCGCGCCGCCGACGCGGCCCGCCGCAAGCGCTACGCGGACACCGTCGACATCGCGACGTACATCATCGAGCGCAACATCAACTACACGAACGTGTGCGTCACCGCGTGCAAGTTCTGCGCCTTCTACGCCCCGCCCAAGAGCGAGAAGGGCTGGGTCCGGGAGATCGACGACATCCTGCGCCGGTGCGCGGAGACGGTCGAACTCGGCGGCACCCAGATCATGTTCCAGGGCGGGCACCACCCCGACTTCGGCGTCGAGTACTACGAGCGCTCGTTCGCCGCGATCAAGGCCGCGTTCCCGCAGCTGGTGATCCACTCGCTCGGCGCGTCCGAGGTCGCGCACATGGCCAAGGTGTCCGGGGTGGGCATCGAGGAGGCCATCTCGCGGATCCACGCGGCGGGGCTGGACTCGTTCGCGGGCGCCGGCGCCGAACTGCTCCCGGAGCGTCCGCGCACCGCCATCGCCCCGCTCAAGGAGTCGGGCGAGCGCTGGCTGGAGATCATGGAGACCGCGCACGGCCTGGGCGTCGAGTCCACCTCGACGATGCTGATGGGCACCGGCGAGACCAACGCCGAGCGGATCGAGCACCTGCGGATGATCCGCGACGTGCAGGACCGCACCGGCGGCTTCCGGGCCTTCATCCCGTACACCTACCAGCCGGAGAACAACCACCTGAAGGGGCGCACCCAGGCCACCCTGCTCGAATACCTGCGCCTGATCGCGGTCGCCCGGCTGTTCCTGCACAACGTCGCGCACATCCAGGGCTCGTGGCTGACCACGGGCAAGGAGGCCGGCCAGCTGACCCTGCACTACGGCGCGGACGACCTGGGCTCGGTCATGCTGGAGGAGAACGTGGTCTCCTCCGCCGGCGCCAAGCACCGCTCGAACCGGATGGAACTGCTGCACCTGATCCGCGCCGCCGGCCGCATCCCCGCGCAGCGCGACACCACGTACAACCACCTGATCGTGCACGACGACCCGGCGAACGACCCGGTCGACGACAAGGTCGTCTCCCACCTGTCCTCCACGGCCCTGACCGGCGGCACCGCCCACCCCGAACTCAAGGTCGTCGACGCGCGCTGA
- a CDS encoding amidohydrolase family protein has translation MSLTLHVAPVVLSMVDAEPIRDGAVLVEDERVVAVGPRAELVAEGARERVWRGVLTPGLVNAHAHLQYTDFGDLALSGLAFPEWIRVLIERRADFSEVMWQESARRGVHHMLRSGTTAAADVVTDPCVLVPVGRSGLRGISYVEVIADDALWAGGRREAFVDTLRGASGGRALGVSPHTPFTVGTAVFAECVKIARERGLRLHPHLAETAHEVEFVRNGTGRFAEASRATGLALELLDGGSGGSPATYLDGFAGLGPDVHVAHGVHLDAQDRALLRGHGTAVALCVRSNAILAAGEAPVADYLTEGSPLALGTDSLASSPSLDMWEEAAAAREVAWRQGYRADDLDRRLVEAVTVGGAAAMGGLDGTGTLRPGGLADLAVFDVPTEGDPYAALLAHGAGSCVATVLGGRLVHRR, from the coding sequence ATGTCGTTGACGTTGCATGTTGCGCCCGTTGTCTTGTCGATGGTCGACGCGGAGCCCATTCGTGACGGTGCCGTGCTCGTGGAGGACGAGCGCGTCGTCGCGGTGGGGCCGCGGGCCGAGTTGGTCGCGGAGGGGGCGCGGGAGCGGGTCTGGCGCGGGGTGCTCACGCCGGGTCTGGTGAACGCGCACGCGCATCTCCAATACACCGACTTCGGCGATCTCGCGTTGTCCGGGCTGGCGTTCCCCGAGTGGATCCGGGTGCTGATCGAGCGGCGGGCCGACTTCTCCGAGGTGATGTGGCAGGAGAGTGCCCGCCGCGGGGTGCACCACATGTTGCGTTCGGGGACGACGGCGGCGGCCGACGTGGTCACCGATCCCTGTGTGTTGGTGCCCGTGGGCCGGTCGGGGCTGCGCGGGATCAGCTACGTCGAGGTGATCGCGGACGACGCGTTGTGGGCGGGCGGGCGCCGCGAGGCGTTTGTGGACACGCTGCGCGGGGCGAGCGGCGGGCGCGCGTTGGGCGTGTCGCCGCACACCCCCTTCACGGTCGGGACGGCCGTGTTCGCCGAGTGTGTGAAGATCGCCCGCGAGCGCGGACTGCGGCTGCACCCGCACCTGGCGGAGACCGCGCACGAGGTGGAGTTCGTCCGGAACGGCACCGGCCGGTTCGCCGAGGCGAGCCGCGCGACGGGGCTGGCCCTGGAACTGCTCGACGGCGGCAGCGGCGGCAGCCCCGCGACCTACCTGGACGGCTTCGCCGGGCTCGGCCCGGACGTGCACGTCGCGCACGGCGTGCACCTGGACGCGCAGGACCGGGCGCTGCTGCGCGGGCACGGTACGGCCGTCGCCCTGTGCGTGCGCTCCAACGCGATCCTGGCGGCGGGCGAGGCGCCGGTGGCGGACTACCTGACCGAGGGCTCGCCGCTGGCCCTGGGTACCGACTCGCTGGCCTCCTCGCCGTCCCTGGACATGTGGGAGGAGGCGGCGGCGGCCCGCGAGGTCGCATGGCGGCAGGGATACCGCGCCGACGACCTGGACCGGCGCCTGGTCGAGGCGGTCACGGTCGGCGGCGCGGCGGCGATGGGCGGCCTGGACGGGACGGGCACGCTGCGCCCGGGCGGCCTCGCCGACCTCGCGGTGTTCGACGTGCCGACCGAAGGCGACCCGTACGCGGCCCTGCTCGCCCACGGCGCCGGCTCGTGCGTGGCCACCGTGCTCGGCGGCCGGCTCGTGCACCGCCGCTGA
- a CDS encoding demethylmenaquinone methyltransferase, with protein sequence MTRASLDKQPREVASMFDAVAARYDLTNTVLSMGQDRSWRKAVARAVDARPGERVLDLAAGTGTSSLPFRDAGADVVPCDFSVGMLREGKRRHPELPFTAGDATRLPFRDATFDAVTISFGLRNVNDTEGALREMLRVTRPGGRLVVCEFSRPTWAPFETVYVEYLMRALPSVATAVSSNPDAYVYLAESIRAWPDQAGLAAIVRRAGWERAAWRNLTGGVVALHRGFRPTTG encoded by the coding sequence GTGACCCGAGCCTCCCTGGACAAACAACCGCGTGAAGTCGCGTCGATGTTCGACGCGGTCGCGGCGCGCTACGACCTGACCAACACCGTGCTGTCGATGGGCCAGGACCGGTCCTGGCGCAAAGCCGTCGCGCGGGCCGTGGACGCGCGCCCGGGTGAGCGCGTACTCGACCTGGCGGCCGGCACCGGCACCTCCTCGCTGCCCTTCCGGGACGCGGGCGCGGACGTGGTTCCGTGCGACTTCTCCGTGGGCATGCTGCGCGAGGGCAAGCGCCGACACCCCGAATTGCCGTTCACCGCGGGCGACGCGACGCGGCTTCCGTTCCGGGACGCCACGTTCGACGCGGTGACCATCTCCTTCGGGCTGCGCAACGTCAACGACACCGAGGGCGCGCTGCGCGAGATGTTGCGGGTGACCCGGCCGGGTGGGCGCCTGGTGGTCTGCGAGTTCAGCCGGCCCACGTGGGCTCCGTTCGAGACGGTCTACGTGGAGTACCTGATGCGCGCGCTGCCGTCGGTGGCCACCGCCGTGAGCAGCAACCCGGACGCGTACGTCTACCTGGCCGAGTCGATCCGCGCCTGGCCCGACCAGGCCGGACTGGCCGCGATCGTACGCCGCGCCGGCTGGGAGCGGGCGGCCTGGCGCAACCTCACCGGCGGCGTGGTCGCGCTGCACCGGGGCTTTCGTCCGACCACCGGATGA
- a CDS encoding menaquinone biosynthetic enzyme MqnA/MqnD family protein: protein MDSVDNAPQAGRRRPRVGHIQYLNCLPIYWGLARTGTLVDLELTKDTPDNLNDALVRGDLDIAPISVVEFLRHAEDLVVLPDIAVAADGPVMSVMLISQVPIEELDGSRVALGSQSRTGVRLARLLLEERYGVRPKFFTSAPDLGLMMQEADAAVVIGDVALRATLYDAPRLGLKVYDLAEEWKQWTGLPFVFAVWAARRDFLAAHPAEVREVHRAFLESRDLCMREVDKVCEHVARWEAFDAATLERYYTEALDYSLGARHLAGIAEFARRTSHDTGYPADVRVRLLDAPQAS, encoded by the coding sequence ATGGACAGTGTGGACAACGCACCGCAAGCCGGCCGCCGGCGACCCCGGGTGGGCCATATCCAGTACCTCAACTGCCTGCCCATCTACTGGGGCCTGGCACGCACGGGCACGCTGGTGGATCTGGAGCTCACCAAGGACACTCCGGACAACCTCAACGACGCCCTGGTGCGCGGCGACCTCGACATCGCGCCGATCAGCGTCGTCGAATTCCTGCGGCACGCGGAGGACCTCGTGGTGCTGCCGGACATCGCGGTGGCCGCCGACGGGCCCGTGATGTCGGTCATGCTGATCAGCCAGGTGCCGATCGAGGAATTGGACGGCTCCCGGGTCGCCCTCGGCTCGCAGAGCCGCACGGGGGTCCGGCTGGCCCGGCTGCTGCTGGAGGAGAGGTACGGCGTACGGCCGAAGTTCTTCACCTCGGCGCCCGACCTGGGCCTGATGATGCAGGAGGCGGACGCCGCCGTGGTGATCGGCGACGTCGCGTTGCGGGCGACGCTCTACGACGCGCCGCGCCTGGGCCTGAAGGTCTACGACCTGGCCGAGGAGTGGAAGCAGTGGACCGGGCTGCCGTTCGTCTTCGCGGTGTGGGCCGCGCGCCGCGACTTCCTGGCCGCGCATCCCGCCGAGGTGCGCGAGGTGCACCGGGCCTTCCTGGAGTCGCGCGACCTGTGCATGCGCGAGGTGGACAAGGTCTGCGAGCACGTGGCCCGGTGGGAGGCGTTCGACGCGGCCACGCTGGAGCGCTACTACACCGAGGCGCTCGACTACTCGCTGGGCGCGCGCCACCTGGCCGGGATCGCCGAGTTCGCCCGCCGTACCTCGCACGACACCGGGTATCCGGCCGACGTCCGGGTGCGGCTGCTCGACGCCCCGCAGGCTTCGTGA
- a CDS encoding geranylgeranyl reductase family protein, translating to MTDAAPVTTTKRADSTHEADVIVVGAGPAGSTTAYHLAKSGVSVILLEKTAFPREKVCGDGLTPRAVKQLIAMGVDTSVEAGWLPNKGLRILGGGMRLELDWPDLASFPAHGLVRKRADFDEILARQAAAAGAKLYERANVTGPILDERTGRIVGVNARMNGSKEETAFRAPIVVAADGNSTRLSLAMGLHRREDRPMGVAVRTYFTSPRSDDDYLESWLELWDRRDGQEKLLPGYGWVFGMGDGTSNVGLGLLNTSAAFKDIDYRDLLKGWVSGMPEDWGYTDENQQGPIRGAALPMGFNRQPHYTKGLLLVGDAGGMVNPFNGEGIAYAMESGEIAAQVITQAVARLTPEGRERALHDYPRILKQTYGGYYTLGRVFVKLIGDPRVMNFATKHGLPHPMLMKFVLKMLANLTDPRGGDAMDRIINGMARIAPAA from the coding sequence GTGACCGACGCAGCGCCCGTCACAACCACCAAGCGCGCCGACTCGACGCATGAGGCCGACGTCATCGTGGTCGGGGCCGGTCCGGCCGGATCGACCACGGCGTATCACCTGGCCAAGTCCGGCGTGAGCGTGATCCTGCTGGAGAAGACCGCGTTTCCGCGGGAGAAGGTCTGCGGCGACGGGCTCACCCCGCGCGCGGTCAAGCAGTTGATCGCGATGGGCGTGGACACCTCGGTCGAGGCCGGGTGGCTGCCCAACAAGGGGCTGCGCATCCTCGGCGGCGGCATGCGGCTCGAACTGGACTGGCCGGACCTGGCCAGCTTCCCGGCACACGGACTGGTCCGCAAGCGGGCCGACTTCGACGAGATCCTGGCCCGCCAGGCGGCGGCCGCGGGCGCGAAGCTGTACGAGCGCGCCAACGTCACCGGCCCGATCCTGGACGAGCGCACCGGCCGCATCGTCGGCGTCAACGCGCGGATGAACGGCTCGAAGGAGGAGACCGCCTTCCGCGCGCCGATCGTGGTCGCCGCCGACGGCAACTCGACCCGTCTCTCCCTCGCGATGGGCCTGCACCGCCGCGAGGACCGCCCGATGGGCGTCGCGGTCCGCACCTACTTCACCTCCCCGCGCAGCGACGACGACTACCTCGAGTCGTGGCTGGAGCTGTGGGACCGCCGCGACGGCCAGGAGAAGCTGCTGCCCGGCTACGGCTGGGTGTTCGGCATGGGCGACGGCACCTCGAACGTGGGCCTGGGCCTGCTCAACACCTCGGCGGCGTTCAAGGACATCGACTACCGCGACCTGCTCAAGGGCTGGGTCTCCGGCATGCCCGAGGACTGGGGCTACACCGACGAGAACCAGCAGGGCCCGATCCGCGGCGCGGCGCTGCCGATGGGCTTCAACCGCCAACCGCACTACACCAAGGGCCTGTTGCTGGTCGGCGACGCGGGCGGGATGGTCAACCCGTTCAACGGCGAGGGCATCGCGTACGCGATGGAGTCCGGCGAGATCGCGGCCCAGGTGATCACCCAGGCGGTGGCCCGCCTCACCCCGGAGGGCCGCGAGCGCGCGCTGCACGACTACCCGCGCATCCTCAAGCAGACGTACGGCGGCTACTACACGCTCGGCCGGGTCTTCGTGAAGCTGATCGGCGACCCGAGGGTGATGAACTTCGCCACCAAGCACGGTTTGCCGCACCCGATGCTGATGAAGTTCGTCCTGAA